From Nerophis ophidion isolate RoL-2023_Sa linkage group LG15, RoL_Noph_v1.0, whole genome shotgun sequence, one genomic window encodes:
- the LOC133569371 gene encoding ADP-ribosyl cyclase/cyclic ADP-ribose hydrolase 1 isoform X1, with amino-acid sequence MISMTACLLVLSMCLGPLLAHFGTTPNIKHIVMGRCFNYITLVNPSVRYDCEEIWQQFEEAVVQQASCGVAVEDYRHMFQAMPQTWACDRFLFWSKTRALIHDYAAVVRGFWTLEDTLVGYMFNDLIWCGQQEDADFDFGSCPQWSACLDHPVHSLWRQASKDFAETACGNITVLLNGSIDDAFNKNSMFGSVELDGLNPHRVNYVNVKVVTNLDGPFIESCHQGSVVDLIHILQSRGFRWTCSDNDQILMILQCVQNPEHPSCRTCADSLSHGKTAFTGN; translated from the exons ATGATCAGCATGACCGCAT GCCTCCTTGTGCTTTCCATGTGTCTCGGGCCCCTGCTAGCACATTTCGGGACGACCCCCAACATCAAGCACATCGTGATGGGACGGTGTTTCAATTACATCACACTTGTTAACCCCAGCGTCAG ATACGACTGCGAGGAAATCTGGCAACAGTTTGAGGAGGCGGTGGTGCAGCAGGCGTCTTGCGGCGTGGCCGTCGAGGACTACCGCCACATGTTCCAAGCCATGCCGCAAACGTGGGCCTGTGACCGG TTCCTTTTCTGGAGCAAGACTCGGGCGCTCATACACGACTACGCAGCTGTGGTGCGTGGCTTTTGGACCCTGGAGGACACGCTGGTTGGTTACATGTTCAACGATCTCATCTGGTGCGGTCAGCAGGAAGACGCAG ATTTTGATTTCGGCTCCTGTCCCCAGTGGTCGGCCTGTTTGGATCACCCTGTGCACTCTCTGTGGAGGCAAGCTTCAAAGGAC TTTGCAGAAACAGCATGTGGGAACATCACCGTCTTACTCAATGGATCCATTGACGACGCCTTCAATAAAAACAG TATGTTTGGAAGTGTGGAGCTGGACGGTCTGAATCCACACAGGGTGAACTATGTCAACGTCAAAGTGGTGACCAACCTGGATGGCCCGTTCAT AGAATCCTGTCATCAGGGTTCTGTTGTGGACCTGATCCACATCCTCCAATCCAGAGGTTTCCGCTGGACCTGCTCAGACAACGACCA GATCCTGATGATCCTGCAGTGCGTCCAGAACCCAGAACATCCGTCCTGCAGGACATGTGCAGACAGCCTGTCACACGGAAAGACCGCGTTCACAGGGAACTAA
- the LOC133569371 gene encoding ADP-ribosyl cyclase/cyclic ADP-ribose hydrolase 1 isoform X2 — protein MISMTACLLVLSMCLGPLLAHFGTTPNIKHIVMGRCFNYITLVNPSVRYDCEEIWQQFEEAVVQQASCGVAVEDYRHMFQAMPQTWACDRTRALIHDYAAVVRGFWTLEDTLVGYMFNDLIWCGQQEDADFDFGSCPQWSACLDHPVHSLWRQASKDFAETACGNITVLLNGSIDDAFNKNSMFGSVELDGLNPHRVNYVNVKVVTNLDGPFIESCHQGSVVDLIHILQSRGFRWTCSDNDQILMILQCVQNPEHPSCRTCADSLSHGKTAFTGN, from the exons ATGATCAGCATGACCGCAT GCCTCCTTGTGCTTTCCATGTGTCTCGGGCCCCTGCTAGCACATTTCGGGACGACCCCCAACATCAAGCACATCGTGATGGGACGGTGTTTCAATTACATCACACTTGTTAACCCCAGCGTCAG ATACGACTGCGAGGAAATCTGGCAACAGTTTGAGGAGGCGGTGGTGCAGCAGGCGTCTTGCGGCGTGGCCGTCGAGGACTACCGCCACATGTTCCAAGCCATGCCGCAAACGTGGGCCTGTGACCGG ACTCGGGCGCTCATACACGACTACGCAGCTGTGGTGCGTGGCTTTTGGACCCTGGAGGACACGCTGGTTGGTTACATGTTCAACGATCTCATCTGGTGCGGTCAGCAGGAAGACGCAG ATTTTGATTTCGGCTCCTGTCCCCAGTGGTCGGCCTGTTTGGATCACCCTGTGCACTCTCTGTGGAGGCAAGCTTCAAAGGAC TTTGCAGAAACAGCATGTGGGAACATCACCGTCTTACTCAATGGATCCATTGACGACGCCTTCAATAAAAACAG TATGTTTGGAAGTGTGGAGCTGGACGGTCTGAATCCACACAGGGTGAACTATGTCAACGTCAAAGTGGTGACCAACCTGGATGGCCCGTTCAT AGAATCCTGTCATCAGGGTTCTGTTGTGGACCTGATCCACATCCTCCAATCCAGAGGTTTCCGCTGGACCTGCTCAGACAACGACCA GATCCTGATGATCCTGCAGTGCGTCCAGAACCCAGAACATCCGTCCTGCAGGACATGTGCAGACAGCCTGTCACACGGAAAGACCGCGTTCACAGGGAACTAA
- the LOC133569371 gene encoding ADP-ribosyl cyclase/cyclic ADP-ribose hydrolase 1 isoform X3, protein MCLGPLLAHFGTTPNIKHIVMGRCFNYITLVNPSVRYDCEEIWQQFEEAVVQQASCGVAVEDYRHMFQAMPQTWACDRFLFWSKTRALIHDYAAVVRGFWTLEDTLVGYMFNDLIWCGQQEDADFDFGSCPQWSACLDHPVHSLWRQASKDFAETACGNITVLLNGSIDDAFNKNSMFGSVELDGLNPHRVNYVNVKVVTNLDGPFIESCHQGSVVDLIHILQSRGFRWTCSDNDQILMILQCVQNPEHPSCRTCADSLSHGKTAFTGN, encoded by the exons ATGTGTCTCGGGCCCCTGCTAGCACATTTCGGGACGACCCCCAACATCAAGCACATCGTGATGGGACGGTGTTTCAATTACATCACACTTGTTAACCCCAGCGTCAG ATACGACTGCGAGGAAATCTGGCAACAGTTTGAGGAGGCGGTGGTGCAGCAGGCGTCTTGCGGCGTGGCCGTCGAGGACTACCGCCACATGTTCCAAGCCATGCCGCAAACGTGGGCCTGTGACCGG TTCCTTTTCTGGAGCAAGACTCGGGCGCTCATACACGACTACGCAGCTGTGGTGCGTGGCTTTTGGACCCTGGAGGACACGCTGGTTGGTTACATGTTCAACGATCTCATCTGGTGCGGTCAGCAGGAAGACGCAG ATTTTGATTTCGGCTCCTGTCCCCAGTGGTCGGCCTGTTTGGATCACCCTGTGCACTCTCTGTGGAGGCAAGCTTCAAAGGAC TTTGCAGAAACAGCATGTGGGAACATCACCGTCTTACTCAATGGATCCATTGACGACGCCTTCAATAAAAACAG TATGTTTGGAAGTGTGGAGCTGGACGGTCTGAATCCACACAGGGTGAACTATGTCAACGTCAAAGTGGTGACCAACCTGGATGGCCCGTTCAT AGAATCCTGTCATCAGGGTTCTGTTGTGGACCTGATCCACATCCTCCAATCCAGAGGTTTCCGCTGGACCTGCTCAGACAACGACCA GATCCTGATGATCCTGCAGTGCGTCCAGAACCCAGAACATCCGTCCTGCAGGACATGTGCAGACAGCCTGTCACACGGAAAGACCGCGTTCACAGGGAACTAA
- the impa2 gene encoding inositol monophosphatase 2 isoform X1 gives MNDPWQECMEHCVEVTKQAGKMIREALQKDIAVMHKSSAVDLVTETDQRVEQLIISSVKAKFPTHSFIGEESVAAGAPSVLTDDPTWIIDPIDGTTNFVHRFPFVSVSIGFTVKKEIEFGVVYSCMEDKMYTARKGKGAFCNGVPIKVSGQEDISRSLVLTEVGFKKDSEQFATMMANIKTILTIPVHGIRSPGSAAINMCLVACGSADAYFHMGIHCWDMAGGAAIVTEAGGVIMDISGPEDEDHLLTNTCGDVPSRQSRFSRFSKAVPSPRLCDSRNLEPVLDGDKGDSS, from the exons ATGAATGATCCGTGGCAGGAGTGCATGGAGCACTGTGTGGAGGTCACCAAACAGGCTGGAAAG ATGATCCGCGAGGCGCTCCAAAAGGACATCGCCGTCATGCACAAGAGCTCGGCGGTCGACCTCGTGACCGAGACGGACCAGCGAGTGGAGCAGCTCATTATATCATCCGTCAAAGCAAAATTCCCCACGCACAG ctTTATAGGTGAGGAGTCGGTGGCTGCAGGCGCCCCGAGCGTTCTTACTGACGACCCCACTTGGATCATCGACCCGATTGACGGCACCACCAACTTTGTCCACCG gtTCCCATTTGTGTCTGTATCAATTGGCTTCACGGTGAAGAAAGAG ATAGAGTTTGGGGTTGTGTACAGTTGCATGGAGGACAAAATGTACACTGCGCGCAAGGGGAAGGGCGCCTTCTGCAACGGCGTCCCCATCAAAGTGTCAGGACAGGAAG ATATCAGCCGCAGTCTGGTGCTGACTGAGGTGGGCTTCAAAAAGGACTCTGAGCAGTTTGCAACAATGATGGCCAACATCAAGACCATCCTGACAATTCCTGTGCATGG TATTCGATCGCCAGGCAGCGCAGCCATCAACATGTGTCTGGTGGCCTGTGGCTCGGCCGACGCCTACTTCCACATGGGCATTCACTGCTGGGACATGGCTGGAGGGGCCGCCATCGTCACCGAGGCTGGAGGAGTTATCATGGACATATCAG ggcccgaggacgaggatcatttactcaccaatacctgtggagacgtaccatcccgacaaagccgattcagccgtttctccaaggcggtgccctcgcccaggctctgtgacagcaggaacctagaacccgtactagatggggataaaggcgacagctcctaa